One genomic segment of Vicinamibacterales bacterium includes these proteins:
- a CDS encoding Rieske (2Fe-2S) protein: MSATPSEAVGGDTGRRRFLVRVIAGIHALIGTSLGVVLGGTVLAPSLARREGRWLAAASLLDLIDDEPMPVTLRLARDDGYSQVVDRHVVFLVKSGDEVKALSSVCTHLGCRVSWHASERVLKCPCHGGVFDASGAVVGGPPPAPLAAHAARLDGDMVMVQL; encoded by the coding sequence GTGTCTGCGACTCCCAGCGAGGCGGTGGGCGGTGACACGGGGCGGCGTCGATTCCTGGTCCGGGTCATCGCCGGCATTCATGCCCTGATCGGCACGAGCCTGGGCGTGGTGCTCGGCGGCACGGTGCTGGCACCAAGCCTGGCTCGGCGGGAGGGACGGTGGCTGGCCGCGGCAAGTCTCCTCGACTTGATCGACGACGAGCCGATGCCCGTCACCCTCCGGTTGGCCCGTGACGACGGCTACAGCCAGGTGGTGGATCGTCACGTGGTCTTTCTCGTCAAGTCCGGCGACGAGGTGAAGGCCTTGTCATCGGTATGCACGCACCTGGGCTGCCGGGTCAGTTGGCACGCCAGCGAGCGGGTGTTGAAGTGCCCGTGTCATGGCGGCGTCTTCGACGCGTCCGGCGCCGTTGTCGGGGGCCCGCCGCCGGCGCCGCTGGCCGCCCACGCGGCCAGGCTCGACGGTGACATGGTCATGGTGCAGCTCTGA
- a CDS encoding cytochrome c: protein MSDVLVRLALIGVVIAPLPGQSASAQTNDAPKLYLSQCAKCHGPDGVPRPIAKGARRFTDPDWSPPVEKVAEVITMGKGEVMPKFKGRFTPEQILSLAEYVLTFKGRGTK, encoded by the coding sequence ATGAGCGATGTACTTGTGCGGTTGGCCCTGATCGGCGTTGTCATCGCGCCGCTTCCCGGGCAGTCCGCCTCGGCCCAGACCAACGACGCCCCAAAACTCTATCTCTCGCAGTGCGCCAAGTGCCACGGTCCCGATGGAGTGCCGCGGCCGATTGCGAAGGGAGCGAGACGATTCACCGACCCGGACTGGTCGCCACCCGTGGAAAAAGTCGCGGAGGTGATCACCATGGGCAAGGGCGAGGTCATGCCGAAGTTCAAAGGGCGCTTCACGCCGGAACAGATCCTCAGCCTCGCGGAATACGTGCTGACGTTCAAAGGCCGCGGCACGAAGTAG
- a CDS encoding alkaline phosphatase family protein yields MRRAGYGVLVALVLAGALVAGACGSRAPVGRKVIVLGFDGLDYDLTRQMIAAGRLPGFARLAATGGFSSLGTTIPPQSPVAWSTFITGLDPGGHGIFDFVHRDPKTMLPYLSTTRTEPGGRTLGVGRWQVPLSSGRVESLRHGQPFWEVLESRGVPTTIIRMPANFPPSGTATRELSGMGTPDLTGTYGTFAFYTSEPYAYVGQSLSGGVVHAVKVRDGQVRASLEGPDNPFLKKPEKVRAEFTAQLDQANRHVKITVGTDELLLAVGEWSDWVPVSFSLAPTQSIGGEVRFYLKGLDPFFELYASPVNIDPMDPAMPVSHPGDYAAELAEATGRFYTQGMPEDTKGLKTGVLTEAEFLAQARLAADENRRQYRYVLDRFSDGLLFYYFGNVDQVSHMMWRARDPNHPAYNAVTDSPNASVVDELYRGLDAIVSDTLATLGPDDLLVVMSDHGFTSWRRAFHMNSWLRDHGYLALIDPNRRDDPGFFGNVDWSRTRAYAVGLNGLYVNLKGRERDGIVEPAAREALVSEIAAKLLGTMDPATGSAAITKMYRREEVFHLAGNEDVAPDLVVGYAKGTRGSDESALGGLPLDVFMDNTSAWSGDHCMDHETVPGILLASRPLRRQAPTIEDLAAAVLAEFGIDGFPGNAGERRAKEH; encoded by the coding sequence ATGAGGCGCGCCGGTTACGGAGTGTTGGTGGCGCTGGTACTCGCCGGCGCGCTCGTGGCCGGCGCGTGCGGGTCGCGCGCGCCGGTGGGGCGCAAGGTGATCGTGCTGGGCTTCGATGGTCTCGACTACGACCTGACCCGCCAGATGATCGCCGCCGGCCGCCTGCCCGGGTTCGCGCGCCTCGCCGCCACCGGCGGCTTCTCGTCGCTCGGCACCACCATTCCCCCGCAAAGCCCGGTGGCGTGGTCCACCTTCATCACCGGTCTCGACCCCGGAGGGCACGGCATTTTCGACTTCGTGCATCGCGATCCCAAGACGATGCTCCCGTACCTGTCGACGACGCGGACGGAGCCGGGCGGCCGGACGCTCGGCGTCGGCCGATGGCAGGTGCCGCTGTCGAGCGGCCGCGTGGAATCACTGCGCCACGGCCAGCCGTTCTGGGAGGTCCTCGAGTCGCGTGGCGTGCCCACCACCATCATCCGCATGCCCGCCAATTTCCCCCCGTCTGGCACGGCCACTCGCGAGCTGAGCGGCATGGGCACGCCGGATCTGACCGGCACCTACGGCACGTTCGCGTTCTACACCTCCGAGCCGTATGCCTACGTTGGCCAGTCACTGTCCGGCGGCGTCGTGCATGCGGTCAAGGTTCGGGACGGCCAGGTACGGGCGTCGCTCGAAGGGCCCGATAATCCGTTCCTGAAGAAACCGGAGAAGGTGCGCGCCGAGTTCACGGCGCAACTCGACCAGGCCAACCGCCACGTCAAGATCACCGTTGGCACCGACGAGCTCCTGCTGGCCGTGGGCGAATGGAGCGACTGGGTGCCGGTCAGCTTTTCGCTCGCGCCGACGCAGTCGATTGGCGGCGAGGTCCGCTTCTACCTGAAGGGCCTCGATCCGTTCTTCGAGCTGTATGCCAGCCCGGTCAATATCGATCCCATGGATCCGGCCATGCCGGTGTCGCATCCAGGCGACTACGCCGCGGAGCTGGCGGAGGCCACCGGGCGTTTCTACACGCAGGGCATGCCCGAAGACACCAAGGGCCTGAAGACCGGCGTGCTCACCGAGGCCGAGTTCCTCGCCCAGGCGCGCCTGGCCGCCGACGAGAACCGGCGGCAATATCGCTACGTGCTCGACCGGTTTTCGGACGGCCTGCTCTTCTACTATTTCGGCAACGTCGATCAGGTGTCGCACATGATGTGGCGCGCGCGGGATCCCAATCACCCCGCCTACAATGCGGTGACCGACAGTCCCAACGCGAGCGTGGTTGACGAACTCTACCGGGGCCTCGACGCCATCGTCAGCGACACGCTCGCGACGCTCGGACCGGACGATCTGCTGGTGGTGATGTCGGACCATGGCTTCACGTCGTGGCGCCGCGCGTTCCACATGAACAGCTGGCTTCGCGACCACGGCTACCTGGCGTTGATCGATCCCAACCGGCGCGACGACCCCGGGTTCTTCGGCAACGTCGACTGGTCCCGCACGCGCGCCTATGCGGTCGGCCTGAACGGTTTGTATGTGAACCTCAAGGGCCGCGAGCGGGACGGCATCGTGGAACCGGCCGCACGCGAGGCACTGGTGAGCGAGATTGCGGCGAAGCTGCTCGGCACGATGGACCCGGCGACCGGGAGCGCGGCCATCACCAAGATGTACCGGCGCGAAGAGGTGTTTCACCTGGCCGGCAACGAGGACGTCGCGCCCGACCTGGTGGTGGGATACGCGAAGGGCACGCGTGGGTCCGACGAGTCGGCGCTGGGCGGCCTGCCGCTGGACGTCTTCATGGACAACACGAGCGCGTGGAGCGGCGATCACTGCATGGATCACGAAACGGTCCCCGGCATCCTGCTGGCCAGCCGGCCGCTGCGGCGTCAGGCGCCGACGATTGAGGACCTGGCGGCGGCGGTTCTCGCGGAATTCGGGATCGACGGGTTTCCCGGCAACGCCGGGGAGCGCCGCGCCAAGGAGCACTGA
- a CDS encoding alkaline phosphatase family protein: protein MKFLTTLTLALLVLLGSATPALAYIGPGAGFALMSSAFVLVTTILVVFVTLLAWPFRALWRALTSPAPPKASITRLIVVGLDGQDPKLTDQFMREGILPNFSALAATGSYRRLKTTFPSVSPVAWSSFSTGSHPARHNIFDFLDRDRRTYLPMLSSARIGKVDRFLKIGRYRIPLRKPELRLLRKSKPFWTILGEYRIWSTVLRVPITFPPDRFYGAELSAMCVPDLLGTQGTFLLYTTRPQGQAFKEGGLRFAVSVENDCVTTTLHGPDNTFLDGTPPLTLPLRARLDRGSRQVHVELGEHAVTLQAGTLSDWIPLAFSAMPGITVKGLTRLLVTELGEHFSLYVSPINLDPDAPAMPISHPSYYATYLAKRVGSFATLGLAEDTWALNEGVTDDGTFLQQTYDIDRERESMFFASLDRLRRGCLVCVFDATDRIQHMFWRDIDPGHPAGRGREQAPHRDAIRELYRHNDALVGRVRARMRDGDVLMVISDHGFSSFRRGVNLNQWLLREGYLTLKPGTDGSSEWLRDVDWSATRAYALGLTGMFLNLTGREASGIVSPGAEAAALKAEIMGKLRNLADTEKAAVGVNEAFDTTALYSGPYLENAPDLIIGYNAGYRTSWDCATGMVSGPVFEDNLKPWSGDHCIDPRLVPGVFFCNRNVTTEEPSLIDIAPTALRLFGIDPPPHMDGRPMAGLA from the coding sequence TTGAAGTTCCTGACCACCCTCACGCTGGCGTTGCTCGTGCTGCTTGGCAGCGCCACGCCGGCCCTAGCATACATCGGCCCCGGCGCCGGCTTCGCGCTGATGTCGTCGGCCTTCGTGCTCGTCACCACGATCCTCGTCGTGTTTGTGACGCTGCTGGCCTGGCCGTTCCGTGCCTTGTGGCGGGCCCTCACCAGTCCGGCGCCGCCCAAGGCATCCATCACCCGGCTGATCGTGGTGGGCCTCGACGGCCAGGATCCGAAGCTGACCGATCAGTTCATGCGCGAAGGCATCTTGCCCAACTTCAGCGCCCTCGCCGCCACCGGCAGCTATCGGCGCCTCAAGACGACTTTTCCCTCGGTGTCGCCGGTGGCGTGGTCGTCGTTCAGCACCGGCTCGCACCCGGCGCGGCACAACATCTTCGATTTTCTCGATCGCGACCGCCGCACCTACCTGCCGATGCTGTCGTCGGCCCGCATCGGCAAGGTCGATCGGTTCCTGAAGATCGGCCGCTACCGGATTCCCCTGCGCAAGCCCGAACTGCGGCTGCTGCGGAAGTCGAAGCCGTTCTGGACGATCCTCGGGGAGTATCGCATCTGGAGCACGGTGCTGCGCGTGCCCATCACGTTCCCCCCCGACCGCTTCTACGGCGCGGAACTGAGCGCGATGTGCGTGCCCGATCTGCTTGGCACCCAGGGCACGTTCCTGCTCTACACGACACGGCCCCAGGGCCAGGCATTCAAGGAGGGCGGGCTGCGCTTTGCGGTCTCGGTCGAAAACGACTGCGTCACGACCACGTTGCACGGGCCGGACAACACCTTTCTGGACGGCACGCCCCCGCTCACCTTGCCCCTGCGGGCGCGGCTGGATCGCGGGTCACGCCAGGTGCACGTGGAACTGGGCGAACACGCGGTCACGCTCCAGGCCGGCACGCTGAGCGACTGGATCCCGCTCGCCTTTTCCGCGATGCCCGGCATCACCGTGAAAGGCCTGACGCGCCTGCTCGTCACCGAGCTGGGCGAGCACTTCTCGCTGTACGTCTCGCCCATCAACCTCGACCCTGACGCGCCGGCGATGCCGATTTCGCATCCCTCCTACTACGCCACCTACCTCGCCAAGCGCGTGGGGTCCTTTGCCACGCTCGGCCTGGCCGAAGACACGTGGGCGCTCAACGAAGGCGTCACCGACGATGGGACGTTCCTGCAGCAGACCTACGACATCGACCGCGAGCGGGAGTCGATGTTCTTTGCGTCGCTCGATCGCCTGCGCCGCGGCTGCCTGGTGTGTGTCTTTGACGCCACCGATCGCATTCAGCACATGTTCTGGCGCGACATCGATCCCGGACACCCCGCCGGTCGCGGCCGCGAGCAGGCGCCGCACCGCGACGCCATTCGCGAGCTCTACCGCCACAACGACGCGCTGGTGGGTCGCGTCCGCGCGCGGATGCGGGATGGCGACGTCCTCATGGTGATCTCGGACCACGGCTTCAGCTCGTTCCGCCGCGGCGTCAACCTCAACCAGTGGCTGCTTCGCGAAGGCTACCTGACGCTCAAGCCCGGCACCGACGGCAGCAGCGAGTGGCTGCGGGATGTGGACTGGAGCGCCACGCGCGCCTACGCGCTTGGCCTGACGGGGATGTTTCTCAACCTGACAGGCCGCGAGGCGAGCGGCATTGTCTCTCCGGGAGCCGAGGCCGCCGCGCTCAAGGCCGAGATCATGGGCAAGCTTCGCAACCTCGCCGACACCGAGAAGGCGGCGGTCGGCGTCAACGAGGCGTTCGACACGACCGCGCTGTACTCGGGCCCGTACCTCGAGAACGCGCCCGACCTCATCATCGGCTACAACGCCGGCTACCGCACGTCGTGGGACTGCGCCACGGGCATGGTGTCGGGACCGGTGTTCGAAGACAATCTGAAACCGTGGAGTGGCGACCATTGCATCGATCCGCGCCTGGTACCCGGAGTGTTCTTCTGCAACCGCAACGTCACGACCGAGGAACCCTCGCTGATCGACATCGCGCCGACGGCGCTCCGCCTGTTTGGCATCGACCCACCGCCCCATATGGATGGCCGCCCCATGGCCGGACTCGCATGA
- a CDS encoding radical SAM protein, translating into MPALEDLAAAFPEIPPSVMLKIDLLRRGVRMGAAPVGTRHYHHHDEPGQKPMDAQAHLQGSVMLPDGTTVFVAHNAASPYVIAADPDTGGLSLREEGRDHVITALRPGPRFGWTAARTSRQTPLGAVFSQSLGGTCGPLAIFLLRYCEFIKNEEQCRFCSWVRMGKSHEVRPNAADLREALATIWAEQQSIGYLAFSGGSLFNRTREADAFLLYMDAARETGLPLPTTVAAIQALDRADSARLRDAGFDYACYSMEVWDAAAWEAVLPGKAHSVGRERWMRCLSEAAEEFGPGRVLCNFVAGVETAVPGLYRTPQAAADATLAGMRWCYEHGVYPKWATWIVSGGAVFSTHEPAPLEYYAHLIQGRQQLYAEYDLPVPATDCRHCLTQSCEADLAVLDPARYAVGAAALPEWDRHPVAHVRH; encoded by the coding sequence ATGCCTGCGCTCGAAGACCTGGCGGCCGCGTTCCCTGAAATCCCTCCTTCGGTGATGTTGAAGATCGACCTGTTGCGCCGCGGCGTGCGCATGGGGGCCGCCCCGGTTGGGACGCGGCACTACCACCACCACGATGAGCCGGGACAGAAGCCGATGGACGCCCAGGCGCATCTGCAGGGCAGCGTGATGCTGCCCGACGGCACCACGGTGTTCGTGGCGCACAACGCGGCCAGTCCCTACGTGATCGCGGCGGACCCGGACACCGGCGGGCTGTCGCTGCGCGAAGAGGGGCGCGACCACGTCATCACGGCACTACGGCCCGGCCCGCGCTTCGGCTGGACCGCGGCCCGCACGTCGCGGCAAACGCCGCTGGGCGCGGTGTTCAGCCAGAGCCTCGGTGGCACCTGCGGCCCGCTGGCGATCTTCCTGCTGCGCTATTGCGAATTCATCAAGAACGAGGAGCAGTGCCGCTTCTGCTCGTGGGTGCGAATGGGAAAGTCGCATGAGGTGCGGCCCAATGCCGCCGACCTGCGCGAGGCGCTGGCCACGATCTGGGCCGAGCAGCAATCGATCGGCTACCTGGCGTTCAGCGGCGGCAGCCTCTTCAACCGCACCAGGGAAGCCGATGCGTTCCTTCTCTACATGGACGCCGCCAGGGAAACCGGGCTGCCGCTGCCGACGACGGTCGCCGCCATCCAGGCGCTCGATCGGGCCGACTCAGCGCGACTGCGCGACGCCGGGTTCGACTACGCCTGCTACTCGATGGAAGTGTGGGACGCCGCGGCCTGGGAGGCCGTGCTGCCGGGCAAGGCCCACTCGGTCGGGCGCGAGCGCTGGATGCGGTGCCTGAGCGAGGCCGCCGAGGAGTTCGGCCCGGGTCGGGTGCTGTGCAACTTCGTGGCGGGCGTCGAGACCGCCGTGCCAGGGCTCTATCGGACGCCGCAGGCGGCAGCCGATGCGACGCTTGCCGGCATGCGGTGGTGCTACGAGCACGGCGTGTATCCGAAGTGGGCCACCTGGATCGTGTCGGGCGGAGCGGTGTTCTCGACACACGAACCGGCGCCGCTCGAGTACTACGCGCATCTCATCCAGGGCCGCCAGCAGCTGTACGCCGAATACGACCTGCCGGTGCCGGCCACCGACTGCCGGCACTGCCTCACCCAGTCGTGCGAGGCCGATTTGGCGGTGCTCGATCCGGCGCGTTACGCGGTCGGTGCCGCGGCCCTGCCCGAGTGGGACCGCCATCCGGTGGCGCACGTGCGCCACTAG
- a CDS encoding cytochrome b N-terminal domain-containing protein, with protein sequence MPRLPNLGDWLDERTGYRAGKKHLLDEAIPRGTGWWFVTGSVLMLLLGVQFLTGIVLTTFYVPAPLLAYDSVRHIMDGPALGHVVRGLHVFGASFLVVAAAVHMLRVVLFGSYKGKRETTWITGVVLLLVIFAFALTGYLLPWDQKAYWATTVTINIAAGTPVAGDFIASLMRGGAELGALTLLRWYSVHAFVLPGVLVAFVVAHLFLLRRHGVSGPIRPVTGPPHSFFPYHVIKDTVVMAVVFAALLTLAVMRPAGLEGMADPTDASYIPRPEWYFLWLFQLLKYFPGPFEPVATMVIPGLIVGLMLLLPFLDRGPERRPWRRPGTVGAVGAVLALVGALTYLGLRDFPERHQPSDWSLVALAGLEFAGDARCTTCHRPDGPATPINRIRLSKDPDWVQAHVADPEVIAPGSRPAPDGGMSAAQAMAVIGYVQTLRAGAAPPSGIAPETQAVARVFARSCSQCHRHGGGGSTSGKDLTHVGRTRNADWLRQWINDPSLIDETSEMPAFAGRISPEDLAAISRYLAGETRMRITPGERRGSP encoded by the coding sequence ATGCCACGGCTACCGAACCTCGGCGACTGGTTGGACGAGCGGACCGGATATCGCGCGGGCAAGAAGCACCTGCTCGATGAAGCCATCCCGCGCGGCACCGGATGGTGGTTCGTCACCGGCAGCGTCCTCATGCTGCTGCTCGGCGTCCAGTTCCTCACCGGCATCGTGCTGACGACGTTCTACGTGCCGGCCCCGCTCCTGGCCTACGACAGCGTGCGCCACATCATGGACGGCCCGGCCCTCGGCCACGTCGTGCGCGGTCTGCACGTGTTCGGCGCCAGCTTTCTCGTCGTGGCCGCCGCCGTGCACATGCTTCGCGTGGTGCTGTTCGGCTCCTACAAGGGCAAGCGCGAGACCACCTGGATCACCGGCGTCGTCCTGCTCCTGGTGATCTTCGCGTTTGCGTTGACCGGGTATTTGTTGCCGTGGGACCAGAAGGCCTACTGGGCCACCACGGTCACCATCAACATCGCGGCAGGCACACCGGTCGCGGGCGACTTCATCGCGTCGCTCATGCGCGGCGGCGCCGAGCTGGGCGCGTTGACGCTGTTGCGGTGGTACTCGGTGCATGCCTTCGTGCTGCCGGGCGTCCTGGTGGCCTTCGTCGTGGCGCACCTGTTCCTGCTCCGGCGGCACGGCGTCTCGGGTCCCATTCGTCCCGTGACGGGGCCGCCCCACAGTTTCTTTCCGTATCACGTGATCAAGGACACCGTCGTCATGGCGGTGGTGTTCGCCGCGCTCCTCACCCTGGCCGTGATGAGGCCGGCCGGGTTGGAGGGGATGGCCGATCCCACCGATGCCTCGTACATACCGCGCCCGGAGTGGTACTTCCTGTGGCTGTTCCAACTGCTCAAGTACTTTCCAGGCCCGTTCGAGCCGGTGGCGACCATGGTGATCCCAGGGTTGATCGTGGGCCTCATGCTGCTGCTGCCCTTCCTCGACCGGGGACCGGAGCGGCGCCCGTGGAGACGCCCCGGCACCGTCGGCGCGGTTGGCGCGGTGCTCGCGCTGGTCGGCGCCCTGACCTACCTGGGGCTGAGGGATTTCCCGGAACGGCACCAGCCGTCTGACTGGAGCCTGGTGGCGCTGGCCGGACTCGAGTTCGCGGGCGATGCGCGCTGCACGACCTGTCATCGGCCGGACGGCCCGGCCACGCCGATCAATCGCATCCGGCTCAGCAAGGATCCCGACTGGGTGCAGGCGCACGTCGCCGACCCGGAGGTCATCGCGCCCGGCAGCCGTCCGGCCCCCGATGGCGGCATGAGCGCGGCGCAGGCGATGGCGGTGATCGGCTACGTCCAGACGCTGCGCGCCGGCGCGGCGCCGCCGTCGGGCATCGCCCCGGAAACGCAGGCCGTCGCCCGCGTCTTTGCCCGTTCGTGCTCGCAGTGCCACCGGCACGGGGGCGGCGGCAGCACGTCGGGGAAGGATTTGACGCACGTGGGACGCACGCGCAACGCCGACTGGCTGCGCCAATGGATTAACGATCCCAGCCTGATCGACGAGACGTCGGAGATGCCCGCGTTCGCGGGCCGCATCTCGCCGGAGGATCTGGCGGCGATCTCGCGCTATCTCGCGGGCGAAACGCGCATGCGCATCACACCCGGTGAACGGCGCGGCAGTCCCTGA
- the had gene encoding 6-hydroxycyclohex-1-ene-1-carbonyl-CoA dehydrogenase produces the protein MQVSSWVVQQVATPMTPELRAESAGPGEVIVQVAGCGVCHTDLGFFYDGVPTRHPFPLTLGHEISGTVVEAGAGAEAWLGRGVVVPAVLPCGECPACRAGRGQICPKQIFPGSDVHGGFASHVRLPARGLCPVPDLRDRAINPGGIELADLSVVADAISTPYQAIVRSGLGAGDVAVFVGAGGVGGFGIQVAAALGAAVVAIDVNRDRLAQMAEHGASLTIDPAAIELKDLRKHVRAFADSRGVPSWRVKIFETSGSTKGQATAFALLGHGGYLSVVGYTPQTVELRFSNLMAFDATAQGNWGCLPEHYPAIVGLVLKGSIALAPFIERRPLATINDVFAELHAGGVLRRLVLIPES, from the coding sequence ATGCAGGTCTCCTCGTGGGTCGTCCAGCAGGTGGCTACGCCGATGACGCCGGAACTGCGCGCCGAGTCGGCCGGCCCGGGTGAGGTGATCGTCCAGGTTGCCGGGTGCGGCGTGTGCCACACCGACCTCGGGTTCTTCTACGACGGGGTGCCGACGCGGCATCCCTTCCCCCTGACACTCGGACACGAGATCAGCGGCACCGTCGTCGAGGCCGGCGCCGGCGCCGAGGCGTGGCTCGGCCGCGGCGTCGTCGTCCCCGCCGTGCTGCCCTGCGGCGAGTGCCCGGCATGCCGGGCGGGCCGCGGCCAGATCTGCCCGAAACAGATCTTCCCGGGCAGCGACGTGCACGGCGGCTTTGCCAGCCACGTCCGGCTGCCCGCGCGCGGGCTCTGTCCCGTGCCCGACCTGCGCGATCGGGCCATTAACCCGGGCGGCATCGAGCTCGCCGATCTCTCGGTGGTGGCCGACGCCATCTCCACGCCCTACCAGGCCATCGTGCGGAGCGGCCTCGGCGCGGGCGACGTCGCCGTCTTCGTCGGCGCCGGTGGGGTGGGCGGCTTCGGCATCCAGGTGGCCGCCGCGCTCGGCGCCGCGGTAGTGGCCATCGACGTAAACCGGGACCGGCTGGCGCAGATGGCGGAACACGGCGCATCACTCACTATTGACCCGGCCGCGATCGAGCTGAAGGACCTCCGCAAGCATGTGCGGGCCTTTGCCGACTCGCGCGGCGTACCCTCCTGGCGCGTGAAGATCTTCGAAACCTCCGGCAGCACCAAGGGGCAGGCCACCGCCTTCGCCCTGTTGGGCCACGGCGGGTACTTGTCGGTGGTCGGCTACACGCCGCAGACCGTCGAGTTGCGCTTCTCCAACCTGATGGCCTTCGACGCCACCGCGCAGGGCAATTGGGGCTGCCTCCCCGAGCACTACCCCGCCATCGTCGGCCTGGTGCTGAAGGGCAGCATCGCCCTGGCGCCGTTCATCGAGCGTCGTCCGCTCGCCACCATCAACGACGTCTTTGCCGAGCTGCACGCGGGTGGCGTGCTGCGGCGCCTCGTCCTCATCCCCGAGAGCTGA
- a CDS encoding sulfotransferase: MSFLRRLRRGRPIVVVSGLPRSGTSMAMKMLEAGGLPILTDGLRRADASNPNGYYEFERVKELDKAGDTAWLADARGQAVKIISFLLTYLPESYDYQVVFMRRDLGEVVSSQNKMLDAREEDRGAGDDRTMALYAQHLEQVERFLRQRACFSTLTVDYAEVLADPGGQAARINRFVGGRLDVDRMVAVAEPALYRNRRGAS, translated from the coding sequence GTGTCCTTCCTTCGCCGCCTTCGACGCGGCCGTCCGATTGTGGTGGTGTCCGGCCTGCCGCGGTCGGGAACATCAATGGCGATGAAGATGCTCGAGGCCGGGGGGCTCCCCATCTTGACCGACGGCCTTCGGCGCGCCGACGCGAGCAACCCCAACGGCTATTACGAGTTCGAGCGCGTCAAGGAACTCGACAAGGCGGGCGACACCGCCTGGCTCGCGGATGCGCGCGGCCAGGCCGTGAAGATTATCTCGTTTCTCCTTACCTACCTGCCCGAGTCGTACGATTACCAGGTCGTCTTCATGCGACGCGACCTGGGCGAGGTCGTCTCATCGCAGAACAAGATGCTCGACGCCCGCGAGGAGGATCGTGGGGCCGGCGACGACCGCACGATGGCGCTCTACGCGCAGCACCTGGAGCAGGTCGAGCGCTTCTTGCGGCAACGGGCGTGCTTTTCGACCTTGACGGTGGACTACGCCGAGGTCCTTGCCGACCCCGGCGGACAGGCGGCGCGCATCAACCGGTTCGTCGGCGGCCGCCTCGACGTGGATCGGATGGTCGCCGTGGCCGAGCCGGCCCTCTACCGCAACCGCCGCGGCGCCTCATAG
- a CDS encoding amidohydrolase family protein: MICDAHVHFFSPGFFTGLGATPEKLAGIGWDNPESTEALAARWVVDLDRHGVDTVALIASLPGDADSVATAVALHPSRFVGFFMVDPTRDDAVAYATRALDRGLRTICLFPAMHRVALHDERVARLFELAAARPGTAVFAHCGVLSVGIRKKLGLTSPFDLRFGNPLDLHGMALRFPAVPIVIPHFGAGMLREALMVADLCPNVHLDTSSSNSWIKYTPGLTLEHVFETALKVVGPDRLVFGTDSSFFPRGWNREVYDQQEAILDTIGVNPEDQRRIFSGNFTRLFRAA, from the coding sequence ATGATCTGTGACGCGCACGTGCATTTCTTCTCACCTGGCTTTTTTACTGGACTCGGGGCCACACCCGAGAAGCTTGCAGGGATTGGCTGGGACAATCCGGAATCGACGGAGGCGCTGGCGGCGCGGTGGGTGGTCGATCTGGATCGCCACGGTGTCGACACGGTCGCGTTGATCGCCAGCCTGCCTGGCGACGCCGACTCCGTGGCGACAGCGGTGGCGCTCCACCCGTCCCGCTTCGTCGGGTTCTTCATGGTCGATCCCACGCGCGACGATGCGGTCGCCTATGCGACGAGGGCGCTGGATCGGGGACTCCGCACCATCTGCCTGTTCCCCGCCATGCATCGGGTGGCGCTTCACGACGAGCGGGTCGCCCGCCTGTTCGAGCTGGCCGCGGCGCGGCCGGGCACCGCGGTGTTCGCGCACTGCGGCGTGCTGTCGGTGGGCATCCGCAAGAAGCTCGGGTTGACGAGCCCGTTCGACCTCCGCTTCGGCAATCCGCTGGATCTCCACGGGATGGCGCTGAGGTTCCCGGCGGTGCCGATCGTGATTCCGCATTTCGGCGCGGGGATGTTGCGCGAAGCGCTGATGGTGGCGGACCTCTGCCCCAACGTCCACCTCGACACCTCGAGCTCCAACTCGTGGATCAAGTACACGCCCGGGCTCACGCTCGAGCACGTGTTCGAAACCGCCTTGAAGGTCGTCGGTCCCGATCGGCTGGTGTTCGGGACCGACTCGTCGTTCTTTCCGCGAGGCTGGAACCGCGAGGTTTACGACCAGCAGGAGGCTATCCTCGACACCATCGGCGTCAACCCCGAGGACCAGCGGCGCATCTTCTCGGGTAACTTCACGCGGCTGTTCCGGGCGGCCTGA